The following are from one region of the Deltaproteobacteria bacterium HGW-Deltaproteobacteria-6 genome:
- a CDS encoding thioesterase: MTKKAFQDYYPDHFSHCYGCGRLNEHGMQIKSYWDGEEAVCIHTPEARYTGGAPGHVYGGLIASLIDCHSMGTAAAAKYHAENREMGAEPALRFVTASLHVNYLLPTPMGGPLEIRAKAREIKGRKVIVEARLIAGGKVCATGEVVAVQVPEHLTPKNIKE, encoded by the coding sequence ATGACAAAAAAAGCTTTTCAGGATTACTACCCGGACCATTTCAGCCACTGTTACGGCTGCGGCCGTCTCAACGAGCATGGCATGCAGATCAAGAGTTACTGGGATGGTGAAGAAGCCGTCTGTATTCACACGCCCGAAGCCCGTTACACGGGCGGGGCGCCCGGACATGTCTATGGCGGGTTGATCGCGTCGCTGATCGACTGTCACTCCATGGGCACGGCGGCCGCCGCCAAATACCACGCCGAAAACCGCGAAATGGGCGCCGAGCCGGCTCTTCGTTTTGTGACCGCGTCGCTGCATGTCAATTACCTTTTGCCCACTCCGATGGGCGGCCCTCTGGAAATCCGCGCGAAGGCCAGAGAAATCAAGGGACGCAAGGTGATTGTGGAGGCGCGTCTCATCGCGGGCGGCAAGGTCTGCGCGACCGGAGAAGTGGTCGCGGTCCAGGTGCCTGAACATTTGACGCCAAAGAATATAAAAGAATAA
- a CDS encoding monofunctional biosynthetic peptidoglycan transglycosylase: MHHWKKIFLWSVLALLVFFAIDVGRYFFYPNVADLSKNRPGKTAFMEYREDMWKEKGIKKKISTSWVPLSQISPYAMKAVIIAEDDKFWSHEGFDFEAMQKALEKDIKKKKFKAGGSTISQQLAKNLYLTPDKNPIRKIKEAILTWRIEQQLSKRRIMELYLNVAEWGDGMFGIGAAARKYYGKSAGGLGPREAAELAAALPNPRRFRPDGSSQYASNRADRIYQIMVRRGIVIEEYDEVLEEKDDALEGKKEEIRESGENPQTGASEVMTPPKEVP, translated from the coding sequence ATGCATCACTGGAAAAAAATATTTTTATGGAGCGTCCTTGCCTTACTGGTTTTTTTCGCAATAGATGTCGGCCGTTATTTTTTCTATCCGAACGTGGCTGATCTCTCGAAGAATCGTCCCGGTAAAACCGCTTTTATGGAGTATCGGGAAGATATGTGGAAGGAAAAAGGCATCAAGAAAAAAATTTCGACATCCTGGGTGCCGCTTTCACAAATATCGCCTTACGCCATGAAGGCGGTTATTATTGCCGAAGATGATAAATTCTGGTCTCACGAAGGTTTTGATTTTGAGGCCATGCAGAAGGCGCTGGAAAAAGATATTAAAAAGAAGAAATTTAAAGCCGGCGGAAGCACGATATCGCAGCAACTGGCAAAAAATTTATATCTGACTCCGGACAAGAACCCGATTCGAAAAATCAAAGAAGCCATCCTGACCTGGCGTATTGAACAGCAACTGAGCAAGAGAAGAATTATGGAACTCTATTTAAATGTTGCCGAGTGGGGAGACGGCATGTTCGGCATCGGGGCGGCCGCGCGTAAATATTACGGCAAATCCGCCGGGGGGCTTGGCCCGCGCGAAGCGGCGGAACTGGCCGCCGCCCTGCCCAATCCAAGGCGCTTTCGACCTGACGGCAGTTCACAATATGCGTCCAACCGCGCGGATAGAATTTATCAGATCATGGTGCGCCGCGGCATTGTCATTGAAGAATACGATGAAGTCCTGGAAGAAAAAGACGACGCCCTTGAAGGGAAAAAAGAGGAAATCCGGGAGTCCGGTGAAAATCCTCAAACCGGCGCATCCGAAGTCATGACGCCCCCCAAAGAAGTACCTTAA
- a CDS encoding chemotaxis protein MotB codes for MKRTAAVFLNIFMLAFLCSGCLVAESKYLKKADEADQMTKQAAALETVNKNLKEQIKSLTGQNEDLTGAVAILEAENNKLKQNVSQVTKKTQEVEKASNTYRELLNEMKGEIAQGQITIKELKGKLTMDVVDKILFDSGEAKVKKEGIEVLSRVVEILKTVKDKNIRIEGHTDNVRITSKLARVYPTNWELAAARAINVSKYLQQQGIDPTILSATAFGEYQPVADNTTPEGRAKNRRIAIILLPKD; via the coding sequence ATGAAAAGAACAGCAGCTGTCTTTTTAAACATTTTTATGCTGGCTTTTCTATGCAGCGGTTGCCTGGTCGCGGAAAGCAAGTATCTGAAAAAAGCGGATGAAGCGGATCAAATGACCAAACAGGCGGCCGCTCTCGAAACGGTAAACAAAAATTTGAAAGAGCAAATAAAATCGTTAACCGGGCAAAATGAAGACCTCACCGGTGCTGTGGCAATCCTGGAAGCGGAAAACAACAAACTTAAGCAAAACGTGTCTCAGGTAACAAAAAAAACGCAGGAAGTGGAAAAAGCCAGCAATACCTATCGGGAACTCTTAAATGAAATGAAGGGTGAAATAGCCCAGGGGCAGATTACCATCAAAGAGCTCAAGGGTAAATTGACCATGGATGTCGTCGATAAAATTTTGTTTGATTCCGGAGAAGCAAAAGTTAAAAAAGAAGGCATCGAAGTTCTCAGCCGGGTTGTGGAAATTCTGAAGACTGTTAAAGATAAAAATATCCGCATTGAAGGCCACACGGACAATGTCCGGATTACCAGCAAGCTGGCCCGCGTGTATCCCACAAACTGGGAACTTGCCGCCGCGCGCGCCATTAATGTTTCAAAATATTTACAGCAGCAGGGCATTGATCCGACGATTCTCTCGGCAACCGCTTTTGGAGAATATCAACCGGTTGCCGATAACACGACGCCGGAAGGGCGGGCGAAAAATCGTCGCATAGCGATTATCCTGTTGCCGAAAGATTAG
- a CDS encoding aconitate hydratase has translation MGKNIVEKILDRHLVSGNLVPGCEIGIHIDQTLTQDATGTMAYLQFEAMNIPKVKTELSVSYIDHNTIQIGFENADDHRYLQSVARKFGVVLSRAGNGICHQVHLERFGKPGKTLIGSDSHTPTCGALGMIAIGAGGLDVALAMAGEPFYLTCPSVIKINLSGRLQPWVSAKDVILKVLEIFTTKGNVGTVFEYGGEGVASLSVPERATITNMGAECGVTTSIFPGDELTRIFLASQKREADFIELRADDDAAYAKIVDIDLSALEPMTAKPHSPENIGTVRSMKEIAVDQVCLGSCTNSSYKDLVTVAKILEGRVAHPDVSFILAPGSRQVLDNLARDGYLASLIASGARLMENACGFCIGNSQSPKSGAVSLRTSNRNFLGRSGTMDADVYLVSPETAAAAVITGRFTDPRDLRMDYPQVAMPGDLVIDDSMMIRPENAGNNMEIYRGPNIGAPPANSALPDVISGKVTIKVGDKITTDHIIPAGARMKYRSNIPKYSEFVFENVDDSFARRAMAQKEAGKHNIIVAGLSYGQGSSREHAAICPMYLGVRAIIAKSLERIHAANLINFGILPLTFLNERDYDTVTEGDDLEIPALRAAVMEGRNPVVQNKTRGTIFEVSCSLSSRQKQIILAGGALNVRSQK, from the coding sequence ATGGGAAAAAACATTGTTGAAAAAATTCTCGACCGGCATCTGGTTTCAGGGAACCTTGTGCCCGGTTGCGAAATAGGCATCCATATTGATCAAACCCTTACGCAGGATGCCACAGGCACCATGGCCTATTTGCAGTTTGAAGCCATGAATATCCCGAAGGTTAAGACGGAACTGTCCGTCAGCTATATCGATCATAATACGATTCAAATCGGGTTTGAAAACGCGGACGATCACCGCTATCTGCAAAGCGTCGCCCGGAAATTCGGCGTGGTGCTTTCACGCGCCGGCAACGGCATCTGCCATCAGGTCCATCTGGAGCGGTTCGGCAAACCCGGCAAAACCCTGATTGGATCAGACAGTCATACACCCACCTGCGGCGCGCTGGGCATGATCGCCATCGGCGCGGGCGGCCTTGATGTGGCGCTGGCTATGGCCGGTGAACCGTTTTACCTCACGTGCCCTTCCGTCATTAAAATCAATCTCAGCGGTCGTCTGCAGCCCTGGGTTTCCGCGAAAGATGTGATCCTTAAAGTATTGGAAATTTTCACAACGAAAGGCAATGTCGGAACCGTTTTTGAGTATGGCGGAGAAGGGGTCGCATCGCTCAGCGTTCCGGAACGCGCTACCATCACCAATATGGGGGCGGAGTGCGGCGTGACGACTTCAATTTTCCCCGGCGACGAACTGACCCGGATTTTTCTTGCCTCGCAAAAAAGAGAAGCCGATTTTATTGAACTGAGGGCGGACGACGATGCGGCCTACGCAAAAATTGTCGATATTGATTTATCCGCGCTTGAACCGATGACGGCTAAACCGCACAGCCCGGAAAATATCGGCACCGTGCGCAGTATGAAGGAAATTGCCGTGGATCAGGTCTGTCTGGGCAGCTGCACCAATTCTTCGTATAAAGATCTGGTGACCGTGGCAAAGATTCTCGAAGGACGCGTGGCTCATCCCGATGTCAGTTTTATTTTAGCGCCGGGGTCCCGGCAGGTGCTGGACAACCTTGCCCGGGACGGCTATCTCGCCTCTCTTATCGCGTCAGGCGCAAGGCTGATGGAAAACGCCTGCGGATTCTGCATCGGCAACAGCCAGAGCCCGAAATCCGGCGCGGTATCCCTGCGCACGTCAAACCGCAACTTTCTGGGACGATCGGGAACGATGGACGCTGATGTCTATCTGGTCAGTCCTGAAACGGCGGCGGCAGCCGTCATCACCGGCCGTTTTACCGATCCGCGGGACCTCCGGATGGACTATCCGCAGGTTGCGATGCCCGGGGATCTGGTCATTGACGACAGTATGATGATCCGTCCGGAAAACGCCGGCAACAATATGGAAATCTATCGCGGACCGAACATCGGCGCTCCGCCCGCCAATTCAGCGCTGCCTGATGTTATTTCCGGCAAGGTTACGATTAAGGTCGGGGATAAGATCACGACGGATCATATTATTCCTGCCGGAGCGCGGATGAAATACCGCTCGAATATTCCCAAATATTCCGAATTTGTTTTTGAAAATGTGGATGACTCCTTTGCCCGGCGGGCCATGGCGCAAAAAGAAGCAGGAAAGCACAACATCATTGTGGCCGGCCTTTCCTATGGCCAAGGCTCATCGCGCGAACATGCCGCCATCTGCCCCATGTATCTGGGTGTGCGCGCGATCATCGCCAAATCGCTGGAAAGAATTCATGCCGCCAATCTGATCAACTTCGGCATCCTGCCTTTGACCTTCCTTAATGAAAGGGACTATGACACCGTCACAGAAGGCGATGATCTGGAAATCCCCGCGCTGAGAGCCGCCGTGATGGAAGGTAGAAATCCGGTCGTGCAAAACAAGACCAGGGGAACAATATTTGAGGTAAGCTGTTCTTTGTCGTCAAGACAAAAACAAATCATCCTGGCCGGCGGTGCGCTCAACGTCCGCAGTCAAAAATAA
- a CDS encoding isocitrate dehydrogenase (NADP(+)), with the protein MTKKIKVKTTLVEMDGDEMTRIMWQMVKDKLLLPYLDMDIDYYDLHVKHRDDTDDQVTFDAARAIQKYGVGIKCATITPNEDRVKEYNLKKAWKSPNGTIRALLDGTVFRKPILVNNIQPGVSAWKKPITIGRHAYGDVYNNFELSIPQAGKLEVVFTPADGGKPQTSLVQDFPSAGIVQINHNLEQSILSFARACFTYALAEKIDVWFSTKDTISKIYDAGFRDIFDREFENNWKDKFAAAGIEYFFTLIDDAVARIMKTEGGMLWALKNYDGDVLSDMIASASGSLAMMTSVLVSPNGWFEYEAAHGTVQKHYYKHLKGEETSSNSMALIFAWTGGLRKRGELDGTPDVVRFADQVEKAALETVEGGIMTGDLLLLAEKRASNRKVNTEEFIDAIAETLKKIIND; encoded by the coding sequence ATGACGAAAAAAATCAAAGTGAAAACAACGCTTGTCGAAATGGACGGCGATGAAATGACCCGCATCATGTGGCAGATGGTGAAAGACAAACTGCTGCTGCCTTATCTGGATATGGATATTGATTATTACGATCTGCACGTTAAGCATCGTGACGATACGGATGATCAGGTGACGTTTGACGCCGCCCGCGCGATTCAAAAATACGGCGTCGGCATTAAATGCGCCACGATCACTCCCAATGAAGACCGGGTGAAGGAATACAATTTAAAAAAAGCATGGAAAAGTCCCAACGGCACGATCCGCGCCCTGCTGGACGGAACGGTTTTCCGGAAGCCCATCCTGGTCAATAATATCCAGCCGGGAGTTTCGGCGTGGAAAAAACCGATTACCATCGGCCGCCACGCGTATGGCGACGTTTATAATAATTTTGAGCTGAGCATTCCGCAGGCCGGAAAGCTGGAAGTCGTTTTCACGCCCGCCGACGGCGGCAAGCCGCAAACATCTCTGGTGCAGGATTTTCCGTCGGCAGGCATCGTTCAGATCAACCATAACCTGGAGCAATCGATTCTGAGTTTTGCCCGGGCGTGTTTCACCTACGCGCTCGCCGAGAAAATTGATGTGTGGTTTTCCACGAAGGATACCATTTCCAAAATATATGATGCGGGCTTCCGCGATATTTTTGACCGGGAATTTGAAAATAACTGGAAAGATAAATTTGCAGCCGCCGGCATTGAATATTTCTTCACGCTGATCGACGACGCGGTCGCGCGCATTATGAAAACGGAAGGCGGCATGCTGTGGGCGCTGAAAAACTATGACGGCGATGTGCTGTCGGACATGATTGCTTCCGCCAGCGGATCGCTCGCCATGATGACCTCCGTGCTGGTTTCCCCCAACGGCTGGTTTGAATATGAAGCCGCGCATGGCACGGTGCAGAAGCATTACTACAAACATCTGAAAGGCGAAGAGACCTCCAGCAATTCGATGGCGTTGATTTTTGCCTGGACCGGCGGTTTGCGCAAACGCGGTGAACTGGATGGAACACCGGATGTTGTCAGATTCGCCGATCAGGTTGAAAAAGCGGCGCTGGAAACGGTGGAGGGCGGCATCATGACCGGCGACCTGCTGCTTTTGGCCGAAAAGAGAGCTTCCAACAGAAAAGTGAATACGGAAGAATTCATCGATGCCATCGCGGAGACACTGAAGAAAATAATTAATGACTAA
- the rlmN gene encoding 23S rRNA (adenine(2503)-C(2))-methyltransferase RlmN, producing the protein MTNLLPNLLDFTLEEMEAFISSSGKEKFRARQIMKWLHQTGCTSFDTMTTLSRDFRGKLSANARIYRPEIVKIQKSQDGTQKALLRLEDGLFIESVLIPGKSHWTICLSTQAGCAMGCEFCLTARQGFKRNLTPAEIVGQLITLKHKTPDGAGINNIVMMGMGEPLANFASTVKSIRILTCDFGLGMSNRRITVSTCGLAPQIIQLGKDICINLAVSLNASDDETRNLLMPVNKKYPLAALLAACKKYPMPGRRLLTFEYILIDGVNSSRADAEKLARLLKDQRCKLNLIVFNEYPGSPYKSPSAKDVEAFQQILLDRHFTTMLRKSKGSDILAACGQLSGAFGA; encoded by the coding sequence ATGACTAATTTATTGCCCAATCTGCTGGATTTTACCCTCGAGGAGATGGAAGCGTTTATCTCCTCTTCCGGCAAGGAAAAGTTTCGCGCCCGCCAGATCATGAAATGGCTGCATCAGACAGGCTGTACATCTTTTGACACCATGACGACCTTGTCGCGTGATTTCCGGGGAAAGCTCTCCGCCAATGCGCGGATTTACCGGCCGGAAATTGTCAAAATTCAGAAATCGCAGGACGGCACGCAAAAAGCGCTGCTGCGGCTGGAGGACGGCCTTTTCATCGAAAGCGTTTTAATCCCCGGGAAAAGCCATTGGACGATTTGCTTATCGACGCAGGCCGGCTGCGCGATGGGGTGTGAATTTTGCCTGACGGCACGCCAGGGCTTTAAGCGTAACCTGACGCCCGCGGAAATCGTCGGGCAGCTGATTACCCTGAAGCACAAAACGCCGGATGGCGCGGGCATCAACAACATCGTCATGATGGGTATGGGAGAGCCGCTGGCTAACTTCGCAAGTACGGTCAAGTCGATCCGGATCCTTACCTGCGATTTCGGTCTGGGGATGTCCAACCGCCGGATAACGGTTTCCACCTGCGGGCTTGCGCCGCAAATCATCCAGCTGGGCAAAGACATCTGCATCAATCTGGCCGTATCGCTAAACGCCTCTGATGATGAAACCCGGAATCTGCTCATGCCGGTCAATAAAAAGTATCCGCTTGCCGCGCTGCTTGCCGCCTGTAAAAAATACCCCATGCCCGGACGGCGTCTGCTCACTTTTGAATATATTCTCATTGACGGCGTGAATTCATCCCGGGCGGACGCGGAAAAGCTGGCCCGGCTCTTGAAGGATCAGCGCTGCAAATTGAACCTGATTGTCTTTAATGAATATCCCGGATCACCTTATAAGTCACCGTCCGCAAAAGACGTGGAAGCCTTTCAGCAAATCCTGCTTGACCGGCACTTCACCACCATGCTTCGTAAAAGCAAGGGCAGCGATATCCTTGCCGCCTGCGGCCAGTTGAGCGGTGCTTTCGGAGCATAA
- a CDS encoding alpha/beta hydrolase: MNKILKYGLLTLIAAAALLVAFYVLFPESVFKIAIDAQRRAADLAKKEVQVDNHRIVYLEGGKGETVILLHGFGSNKDSWPMFAKYLKGYHLIIPDIPGFGESSQVPADHYGMESQVARINRFVEALKLDKFHMAGNSMGGALAASYAAKHTQRVLTLALLAPAGVPSQKKSEFVIQIEKGRNLLLVSNAKDYDDLLALIFVKPPPIPAPFKKIFAAYMAEHNAFDRKIWKDWQPEKFSLAPALPLISSPVLIIWGEQDKLVNVEGVPFLEKHLKTSRSVILKDTGHTPMIEKPEETAKPYLNFLKEKR, from the coding sequence ATGAATAAAATCTTGAAGTATGGATTGCTCACACTTATTGCTGCCGCTGCCCTGCTGGTGGCATTTTACGTCCTTTTCCCGGAATCGGTGTTCAAGATAGCGATTGATGCTCAGCGGCGCGCGGCCGATCTCGCCAAGAAGGAAGTCCAGGTCGACAATCACAGGATCGTTTACCTGGAAGGAGGAAAAGGAGAAACCGTCATCCTCCTTCACGGATTCGGCAGCAACAAGGACAGCTGGCCCATGTTCGCTAAATATTTGAAAGGCTACCATTTGATCATACCCGACATTCCCGGTTTCGGTGAAAGCTCGCAGGTGCCCGCGGACCATTACGGCATGGAAAGCCAGGTGGCGCGCATCAACCGGTTTGTGGAGGCGCTTAAACTTGATAAATTCCATATGGCGGGAAATTCAATGGGAGGCGCTCTTGCCGCAAGCTACGCAGCAAAACACACACAGAGAGTTCTGACGCTTGCCCTCCTGGCCCCGGCCGGCGTGCCGTCGCAGAAGAAAAGCGAGTTTGTCATCCAAATTGAAAAAGGCAGGAATCTCCTGCTGGTCAGCAACGCGAAGGATTACGACGATCTTCTGGCGTTGATCTTTGTAAAACCACCCCCCATCCCCGCGCCTTTTAAGAAAATATTTGCGGCCTATATGGCCGAGCACAATGCGTTTGACAGGAAAATATGGAAAGACTGGCAGCCTGAAAAATTCTCACTCGCCCCGGCCCTGCCGCTCATTTCGTCACCGGTCCTGATTATATGGGGAGAGCAGGACAAACTTGTAAATGTGGAAGGCGTTCCATTCCTGGAAAAGCATCTGAAAACTTCCAGATCAGTGATTTTGAAAGATACGGGTCATACCCCGATGATCGAAAAGCCCGAAGAAACGGCAAAGCCTTATCTAAACTTCCTGAAGGAGAAAAGATGA
- a CDS encoding AcrB/AcrD/AcrF family protein, whose product MWLADTSVKRPVFATMVIMALVVLGLVSYPSIGVDLLPKIDFPIVTVRTELKGASPDVMDVDVADRIEGAVNTINGIKSITSTSYEGVSLTTIEFVLERNIDQAVQDVREKVSGIRNKLPPDIDEPKIAKVDPDATPILFINLSGTRSVRDLSTYADEVLKEQLQRINGVGDVIFYGQRLRQVRIWLSAAKMQAYQIAPSDVVVALKRENIELPGGRIETKTKEYTVRIKGEFAKIPDFNDLIISYYKGAPVRVRDIGRAEDGMEEKRSLSRFNRVPAVGMAIQKQSGTNTVEVADRVKKEVERINKTLPPGMKINTAVDQSLFIVRSIKEVQFHLIIGSLFAILAVFIFLKNMRTTLISAVALPVSVISTFALINAFGFTFNNMTMLALSLSVGLLIDDAIIVIENIYRHVEEGMEPREAATFGTSEIGLAVMATTFAIVGIFLPVAFMKGIIGRFFLQFALTIVFAVMVSLLVSFTLTPMMASIFLKSHKKSIPNPLAANTGGRKNLWTRISDYAEHYYGKLELFYRATLEFTLGYRKTVLAGALMIFILSIGLTKFIGKEFTPPEDQGVFIVRMEAPIDYSVDQIEQYLGKTEAIMQEIPGVKSVFYVQGYGGYANRARMMINLTPKAQRKNSQEDIKKIARTKLREIPGLKVSAEDLSVVGGGIRNVPIQYSIRGQDLGAMQNYAKQITSEFSKLPGIVDVDTSLEVGKPEFKVYIDRDRAAALGVDVATVAEAINLLISGELDIARYKDELKGKRYDIRVRLNPEDRESSRSMQRIFVRARDGKLVELANVVKVEEGTGPSVINRVDRQRAITIFASLEGKPLGQAKGELDAIAGKILPSDYLPKYQGMADTMSESFGYLLFALMLGIIMAYMILASQFESFVHPITVLLSMPLSFVGAFGALFITGKTLNIFSFIGLILLMGLVKKNAILLVDYTNVLRGRGTARREAILQAGPVRMRPILMTTFAMVFGMLPIALGVGEGAETRAPMGIAVIGGLLTSLVLTLIVIPSAYDIFDDWQEKFKHRKSKKAELAEKPPAQ is encoded by the coding sequence ATGTGGCTCGCTGATACCTCTGTTAAACGACCGGTTTTCGCCACGATGGTGATCATGGCCCTGGTGGTGCTGGGCCTGGTCAGTTATCCGTCCATCGGCGTTGATCTTTTGCCGAAGATTGATTTTCCCATCGTCACCGTCAGGACGGAGCTGAAAGGCGCCAGTCCCGACGTAATGGATGTGGATGTCGCTGATCGCATTGAAGGCGCCGTCAATACCATTAATGGAATCAAAAGCATCACATCAACAAGTTACGAAGGCGTATCGCTTACCACCATTGAATTTGTCCTGGAGAGAAATATCGACCAGGCTGTTCAGGATGTGCGCGAAAAAGTGTCCGGAATCCGGAACAAATTGCCCCCCGATATTGACGAGCCCAAGATTGCCAAAGTGGATCCCGACGCCACGCCGATTTTGTTTATCAATCTTTCCGGAACCCGTTCCGTACGCGATCTTTCCACCTACGCGGATGAAGTGCTCAAAGAGCAGCTTCAGCGCATCAATGGCGTGGGAGACGTGATCTTCTATGGTCAGCGGCTGCGCCAGGTGCGCATCTGGCTTTCTGCCGCAAAAATGCAGGCCTACCAGATAGCCCCAAGCGACGTGGTTGTGGCCCTGAAGCGTGAAAATATCGAGTTGCCGGGCGGCCGGATTGAAACAAAAACCAAAGAATATACCGTCCGGATCAAGGGGGAGTTCGCCAAGATTCCGGATTTCAACGACTTGATCATCAGTTATTACAAAGGCGCGCCGGTGCGGGTCCGCGATATCGGCCGGGCGGAAGACGGCATGGAAGAAAAACGATCCCTGTCGCGTTTCAACAGGGTTCCTGCCGTCGGCATGGCGATTCAGAAACAATCGGGGACCAACACGGTGGAAGTGGCCGATCGCGTCAAAAAGGAAGTGGAGCGCATTAATAAGACACTGCCTCCCGGAATGAAAATCAACACCGCCGTGGATCAGTCGCTTTTTATTGTCCGTTCGATTAAGGAAGTGCAGTTTCATTTAATTATCGGCAGTCTTTTTGCCATTCTGGCTGTCTTTATCTTTCTGAAAAATATGCGCACAACGCTCATCAGCGCGGTAGCCCTGCCCGTTTCCGTCATCTCGACCTTCGCGCTGATTAACGCTTTCGGTTTTACGTTCAACAACATGACCATGCTGGCGCTGTCGCTCTCGGTGGGCCTGTTGATTGATGACGCCATTATTGTTATTGAAAACATTTACCGGCATGTGGAAGAAGGCATGGAACCACGGGAAGCGGCAACCTTCGGCACATCGGAAATCGGACTGGCCGTTATGGCCACAACGTTCGCCATCGTCGGCATATTTCTGCCCGTCGCCTTCATGAAAGGCATCATCGGCCGCTTTTTCCTGCAGTTTGCCCTGACGATTGTTTTTGCCGTAATGGTTTCCCTTCTGGTATCCTTTACGCTGACGCCGATGATGGCGTCGATTTTCCTCAAGTCGCATAAAAAATCCATACCCAATCCTCTGGCCGCAAACACGGGCGGCAGGAAGAACCTCTGGACGAGAATCAGCGATTATGCCGAACATTATTACGGCAAGCTGGAGTTATTTTACCGCGCAACGCTGGAATTTACACTGGGGTACCGTAAAACCGTGCTGGCAGGCGCCTTGATGATTTTTATTTTAAGTATCGGTCTGACGAAATTCATCGGAAAGGAATTCACACCGCCTGAAGATCAGGGTGTATTTATTGTTCGCATGGAAGCACCGATTGATTATTCCGTTGATCAGATCGAACAGTATCTGGGAAAAACGGAAGCCATCATGCAGGAAATCCCGGGCGTCAAATCCGTCTTTTACGTTCAGGGATACGGAGGGTATGCCAATCGCGCCAGGATGATGATCAACCTGACGCCCAAAGCGCAGCGTAAAAACAGCCAGGAAGACATTAAGAAAATAGCGCGAACGAAACTGCGGGAAATTCCGGGATTGAAAGTCTCCGCCGAAGATCTTTCAGTTGTCGGCGGCGGCATCAGGAATGTGCCGATTCAATACAGCATCCGCGGTCAGGACCTTGGCGCCATGCAGAACTATGCCAAGCAGATCACGTCCGAGTTTTCCAAGCTGCCGGGAATCGTGGATGTGGATACGTCGCTGGAAGTCGGCAAGCCGGAATTCAAGGTTTACATCGACCGCGACCGGGCAGCCGCTTTGGGCGTGGATGTGGCCACGGTTGCCGAGGCCATCAACCTGCTGATCAGCGGCGAATTGGACATCGCGAGATACAAGGACGAACTCAAGGGAAAACGGTACGATATCCGGGTCCGGCTCAATCCGGAAGACCGGGAAAGTTCAAGGAGCATGCAGCGTATTTTCGTGCGCGCCCGCGATGGAAAGCTGGTGGAGCTGGCTAACGTGGTTAAAGTAGAGGAAGGCACCGGCCCCAGCGTCATCAACCGTGTTGACCGGCAAAGGGCCATTACCATATTCGCTTCGCTGGAAGGAAAACCACTGGGACAGGCGAAAGGTGAGCTCGATGCCATTGCCGGTAAAATTCTGCCTTCCGATTATTTACCCAAATATCAGGGCATGGCTGATACGATGAGCGAATCTTTCGGTTATCTGCTTTTTGCCCTGATGCTGGGCATCATCATGGCTTACATGATTCTGGCATCGCAATTTGAAAGTTTTGTTCATCCGATCACCGTGCTGCTTTCCATGCCGTTGTCTTTTGTCGGCGCTTTCGGCGCCCTGTTTATCACCGGCAAGACCCTGAACATTTTCAGCTTTATCGGTTTGATTCTGCTGATGGGTCTGGTAAAGAAAAATGCCATCCTGCTGGTAGACTATACCAATGTTTTGCGGGGCCGGGGCACGGCGCGCCGTGAAGCGATCCTTCAGGCGGGACCCGTCCGGATGCGGCCGATTCTCATGACGACGTTTGCGATGGTTTTCGGCATGCTGCCGATTGCTCTCGGCGTCGGAGAAGGGGCGGAAACACGCGCCCCGATGGGTATCGCGGTGATTGGCGGACTCCTCACATCACTGGTTTTGACCTTGATCGTTATTCCGTCCGCCTACGATATTTTTGATGACTGGCAGGAAAAATTCAAACACAGAAAAAGCAAAAAAGCGGAACTTGCTGAAAAACCACCGGCGCAGTAG